In Bacillus sp. DX3.1, the following proteins share a genomic window:
- a CDS encoding DUF1433 domain-containing protein — protein sequence MKKYSLGLIVVLTLIFLGGCTMENKKEEQQVIDKATAETIKYFKELQGVDVTITEHEFGPKDFQTIFISGYVTNDKSKEFTASVEYANDYHIGSVSTTANFDLKQ from the coding sequence TTGAAAAAATATAGTTTAGGATTAATCGTTGTCTTGACACTCATATTTTTAGGAGGATGTACTATGGAAAATAAAAAAGAGGAACAACAAGTAATTGATAAAGCAACAGCGGAGACTATTAAATATTTCAAAGAACTCCAAGGTGTAGATGTAACAATCACTGAACATGAATTTGGTCCAAAAGATTTTCAAACTATTTTTATCTCAGGTTATGTAACAAACGATAAAAGCAAAGAATTTACCGCTTCAGTAGAATATGCTAATGACTATCACATTGGTTCCGTCTCAACAACTGCTAATTTTGATTTGAAACAATAA
- a CDS encoding DUF1433 domain-containing protein: MILAIIMGGYLVNNDNEKTIQEEEIKKKAEEYTVKYLKEKHNLDVTITGSRFAPANFQTVFVSGYVTNDKNKTFSVDVEYANNYHISSISSSWDISDNK, from the coding sequence ATGATTTTAGCTATAATTATGGGGGGATACTTAGTGAATAACGACAATGAAAAAACAATACAAGAAGAAGAAATCAAAAAAAAAGCTGAAGAATATACAGTGAAATATTTAAAAGAAAAACATAATTTAGATGTTACAATTACCGGATCTCGATTTGCTCCGGCAAATTTTCAAACTGTTTTTGTCTCTGGATATGTTACTAACGACAAGAATAAAACCTTTTCAGTAGACGTAGAATATGCTAATAATTATCACATTAGTTCAATATCAAGCAGTTGGGACATTTCTGATAATAAATAA